A window from Lampris incognitus isolate fLamInc1 chromosome 5, fLamInc1.hap2, whole genome shotgun sequence encodes these proteins:
- the LOC130113285 gene encoding chromobox protein homolog 3-like: protein MDKKQNTKGKKEVQDEPEVFVVGKVLDQRIVNGKVEFFLRWKGFTEADNIWEPEETLDCPELIPAFLASQKNVTEKPSPVKQKASTDELDTDAIKKNVTEKPRGFDRNLEPERIIGATDSSGELMFLMMWKDSDEADLVPAREANTGCPQVVISFYEERLTWRSCPEEEAQ, encoded by the exons ATGGACAAGAAGCAGAACACAAAGGGAAAGAAGGAGGTACAAGATGAGCCTGAAGTATTTGTTGTGGGGAAGGTGCTTGACCAAC gtattgtCAATGGAAAAGTAGAGTTCTTTCTGAGGTGGAAAGGATTTACAGAAGCAGACAATATCTGGGAACCAGAGGAGACTCTAGATTGCCCAGAACTGATTCCAGCTTTTTTAGCATCGCAGAAAAATGTGACGGAGAAGCCTTCTCCTGTCAAGCAGAAGGCCTCAACTGATGAGTTAGACACAGATGCCATAAAGAAGAATGTGACTGAGAAGCCCAGAGGTTTCGATAGGAACTTGGAACCAGAGAGGATCATCGGTGCAACAGACAGCAGTGGAGAGCTGATGTTTTTGATGATGTGGAAAGACTCAGATGAAGCTGATTTAGTCCCAGCTCGTGAGGCCAACACTGGCTGCCCCCAGGTGGTTATTTCTTTCTATGAGGAGCGACTGACATGGCGTTCTTGTCCAGAGGAGGAAGCTCAGTAG